A single window of Vibrio sp. HB236076 DNA harbors:
- the proQ gene encoding RNA chaperone ProQ codes for MTEKLKNSKEIIAYIAELFPQCFTLEGEAKPLKIGIFQDLAERLADDEKVSKTQLRAALRQYTSSWRYLHGVKPGAVRVDLDGQPSGELEEEHVEHAKATLAESKAKAAARRKEKNNQAREEAKSKPRKDIPARRSKPKSQKPSPKPVETRALASDELENGKAVNVNVGKGNMAATIVEINKDDVRVQLANGLQMVVKAEHLRA; via the coding sequence ATGACTGAAAAGTTAAAAAACAGCAAAGAAATCATTGCCTATATTGCTGAACTATTCCCTCAATGCTTTACTCTAGAAGGTGAAGCGAAGCCTTTAAAAATAGGTATCTTTCAAGATCTTGCTGAACGCCTTGCTGACGATGAAAAAGTCAGTAAAACTCAACTTCGCGCGGCTTTGCGTCAGTACACGTCTTCTTGGCGATACCTGCACGGTGTAAAACCAGGGGCGGTTCGTGTTGATCTTGATGGCCAACCGAGTGGGGAGCTTGAAGAAGAGCACGTTGAACATGCGAAAGCAACGCTTGCCGAGAGTAAAGCCAAAGCGGCTGCTCGTCGTAAAGAAAAAAACAATCAAGCGCGTGAAGAAGCTAAATCTAAACCGCGTAAAGATATTCCTGCTCGTCGTAGCAAACCGAAGTCGCAAAAGCCGTCTCCTAAGCCCGTTGAAACTCGTGCACTTGCCTCTGATGAACTAGAAAATGGCAAAGCTGTCAATGTCAATGTAGGCAAGGGAAATATGGCCGCGACGATAGTCGAAATTAACAAGGATGATGTGCGTGTTCAGCTCGCCAATGGCCTACAAATGGTTGTTAAAGCGGAGCATCTACGTGCATAA
- the prc gene encoding carboxy terminal-processing peptidase, translating into MKCLSKITFIAASIALAATAQAVEPTLSLKDIPTLQAEPQHEVASKRVTSRFTRSHYKHFQLNDEFSTSIFERYMEMLDYNHNLFTQKEIEGFQPWSIELDDQLKSGETSIAFDLYNLSMKKRYQQLSYFLSLLDTPMTFETDESIEIDRSDEAWPTDQNAIENLWRKRVKYDALNLKLTGKEWPEIKTTLAKRYNSAIKRLSQTHSEDVFQLYMNAFARSVDPHTSYLSPRSAEQFQSEMSLSLEGIGAVLQSDDDYTVIRSLVAGGPADKSNQLNEGDKIVGVGQEGEKIQDIIGWRLDDVVEQIKGPKGSKVYLQVVPQGKGAKSHVVTIVRDTIRLEDRAVKSKVIDKEGKKIGVLEVPSFYVGLSEDTDKLLTELKQKNVDGIIVDLRNNGGGALSEATALSGLFITEGPIVQVRDSYGRINVNRDTDGKVSYSGPMTVLINRYSASASEIFAAAMQDYGRAIILGENSFGKGTVQQHRSLNHIYDLSDIDLGYVQYTIQKFYRINGGSTQNKGVIPDVSYPTAIDPKDTGESVEDNALPWDQIKQAEYLPLADERSEIAYLNKQHQQRVGQDMEFSFILQDIKEYQDNTENNFISLNEKTRLAETEQDDNKQLQRVNLRRQQSGESIYPDVESIPKDYQAPDAYLDESVDVMIDMLNWQSK; encoded by the coding sequence ATGAAATGCCTTTCTAAAATTACATTTATTGCTGCCAGTATTGCGCTGGCAGCCACAGCTCAAGCTGTTGAGCCAACGCTTAGCCTAAAAGACATACCTACTTTGCAGGCTGAACCCCAGCACGAAGTTGCCAGTAAAAGAGTGACGTCGCGTTTTACCCGCTCGCATTATAAACATTTCCAGCTCAACGATGAATTTTCGACATCGATTTTCGAGCGATACATGGAAATGCTGGACTACAACCACAACCTTTTCACGCAAAAAGAAATTGAAGGCTTTCAACCTTGGTCAATTGAACTTGATGATCAGCTCAAGTCCGGGGAAACCAGCATCGCTTTTGACTTATATAACTTGTCGATGAAAAAGCGTTATCAACAATTGTCGTATTTCTTGAGTCTACTCGATACGCCAATGACTTTTGAAACTGATGAAAGTATTGAAATTGATCGCAGTGACGAAGCGTGGCCTACAGATCAAAACGCAATTGAGAATTTGTGGCGTAAAAGAGTTAAGTATGACGCGTTAAATTTAAAACTGACTGGTAAAGAGTGGCCAGAGATTAAAACGACGTTGGCCAAACGCTACAACAGTGCGATAAAACGTTTGAGTCAGACACACAGTGAGGATGTCTTTCAGCTTTACATGAATGCATTTGCTCGTTCTGTCGATCCTCATACCAGTTATTTATCACCTCGCAGTGCAGAGCAGTTTCAATCCGAGATGAGTTTGTCACTTGAGGGCATTGGTGCCGTCTTACAAAGTGATGATGACTACACCGTCATTCGATCTTTAGTTGCTGGTGGCCCTGCAGACAAAAGTAATCAACTGAATGAAGGTGATAAAATTGTCGGAGTGGGACAAGAAGGGGAAAAAATCCAAGATATTATTGGTTGGCGTTTAGATGATGTTGTTGAGCAAATTAAAGGCCCGAAAGGATCTAAGGTTTACTTACAAGTGGTTCCGCAAGGGAAAGGCGCTAAAAGTCACGTTGTCACTATTGTCCGAGATACAATTCGTTTAGAAGACCGAGCTGTCAAATCAAAAGTCATCGATAAAGAAGGAAAAAAAATAGGTGTCCTTGAGGTCCCTAGTTTTTATGTCGGACTTTCTGAAGATACTGATAAATTGTTAACTGAGCTGAAACAGAAAAACGTTGACGGTATTATTGTCGATTTGCGTAACAATGGTGGCGGCGCATTATCTGAAGCTACGGCACTGTCTGGGTTATTTATCACTGAAGGGCCGATTGTTCAGGTTCGCGATAGTTATGGGCGGATCAATGTCAACCGCGATACTGATGGCAAAGTGAGTTACTCTGGGCCAATGACAGTATTGATCAATCGCTATAGCGCTTCTGCGTCCGAAATCTTTGCCGCAGCAATGCAAGATTATGGCCGAGCGATTATCCTTGGTGAGAATTCATTTGGCAAAGGCACGGTTCAACAACATCGCTCACTCAATCACATATATGATTTGTCCGATATCGATTTAGGTTACGTGCAATATACGATACAGAAATTCTATCGAATCAACGGTGGTAGTACTCAAAACAAAGGGGTGATCCCTGATGTTTCCTATCCAACGGCGATAGATCCTAAAGATACCGGTGAAAGTGTTGAAGACAATGCATTGCCATGGGATCAGATAAAACAAGCGGAATATTTGCCCTTGGCTGATGAACGCAGTGAAATTGCCTACTTGAACAAGCAGCATCAGCAACGGGTCGGTCAGGACATGGAGTTTTCTTTTATTCTTCAAGACATAAAAGAATACCAAGACAATACTGAAAACAACTTTATTTCTTTGAACGAGAAAACCCGTTTGGCTGAAACAGAGCAAGATGACAACAAACAATTACAGCGTGTTAATCTTCGTCGCCAACAGTCCGGAGAGTCAATTTATCCCGATGTTGAGTCGATTCCTAAGGACTATCAAGCGCCAGATGCTTATTTAGATGAGTCGGTTGATGTGATGATAGACATGCTCAATTGGCAATCAAAATAG
- a CDS encoding recombinase family protein yields MITAYSYLRLSTKEQIKGDGVRRQMEATEKACKENGWQLSKTTFRDLGRSAYHGHHLKHGDFGTILQLIKEGVIASGSVLILENVDRMSRQDPQESVYMMLDIIRAGVKIYTLHDKRLHEREGNDNFMNLMVWALAAERAHDESRVKSERVRQAKAERRRQAREEGKAIVGRVPSWIRKVTPKDGEPYYELDEERAQVVRLIFQLKLDGHGLGAITNELVKRGIPPMGNRNVRKDLAPKWQVSTIRKWLSSPTVYGQYQPHIRVDGKKVPEGDPIDNFYPAAVGRETFLKVQSILGKHSRGRTAEEGENVLRGLLRCACGGNLSLHITKKGDRRYKYLRCNHDFMDSCQSKRFDYDGVESLLLRAVHSIDWVDVLNVQSGKNKDSIKTLKERRDVLEADLEETHKRMLNLSNQLELMDEPSAFLLNRLSELEKGAKEKKAALEEVERELRSLDRVEEEANSKFRSSFEIVELIGFNTTQIDKEDLVKKRVKMNAVLRREIDHILVTKVDGQDWWVWSAVTTSGMPLFDLKVNAKATRGLIESEFSTMPELSYYKVDRRKYNKANRKQSGLVDNAELKS; encoded by the coding sequence GTGATAACAGCTTATTCTTACTTACGTCTCTCAACCAAGGAGCAAATAAAAGGGGATGGTGTACGCCGTCAAATGGAAGCCACTGAGAAGGCTTGCAAGGAAAACGGCTGGCAACTCTCAAAGACAACATTTCGTGATTTAGGGCGTTCTGCTTATCACGGCCATCACCTCAAGCATGGTGACTTCGGTACAATTCTACAACTCATAAAAGAAGGTGTTATAGCTTCAGGTAGTGTTCTCATTCTAGAGAACGTAGACCGTATGAGTCGTCAAGATCCTCAAGAATCTGTCTACATGATGCTCGATATTATTCGTGCAGGTGTGAAGATATACACGTTACACGATAAGCGTCTCCACGAGAGAGAAGGTAACGATAACTTCATGAACCTCATGGTATGGGCGTTAGCTGCTGAACGTGCTCACGATGAATCACGTGTGAAATCTGAACGTGTTCGTCAAGCTAAAGCAGAAAGACGCAGACAGGCTCGTGAAGAAGGTAAGGCAATTGTTGGCCGAGTACCTTCATGGATACGCAAGGTGACTCCAAAAGACGGTGAGCCATATTACGAACTTGATGAAGAACGCGCACAAGTTGTCCGTTTAATCTTCCAGTTAAAGCTGGATGGTCATGGTTTAGGTGCGATAACCAATGAGCTAGTTAAACGAGGTATCCCACCAATGGGAAACCGTAATGTTCGTAAAGACCTAGCTCCGAAATGGCAAGTTAGTACGATTCGTAAGTGGCTGTCCTCCCCAACGGTTTACGGTCAATATCAACCGCATATCCGTGTAGACGGTAAGAAAGTACCTGAAGGAGATCCAATTGATAACTTCTATCCTGCTGCGGTAGGCCGCGAGACTTTCTTGAAGGTTCAGAGCATCTTAGGTAAGCACTCTAGAGGCCGCACAGCTGAAGAGGGGGAGAATGTCCTTAGAGGTCTTCTACGTTGTGCTTGTGGAGGTAACTTGAGCCTTCACATCACGAAGAAAGGAGACAGGCGCTATAAATACCTCCGCTGTAACCACGACTTTATGGACTCGTGTCAAAGTAAACGTTTTGATTACGATGGTGTTGAATCCCTTCTATTAAGGGCGGTGCATTCAATTGATTGGGTAGATGTCCTGAACGTTCAATCAGGTAAAAACAAGGACTCGATCAAGACTCTTAAAGAGCGTAGGGATGTTCTAGAGGCAGACTTAGAAGAAACCCACAAGCGTATGCTTAACCTCTCTAACCAGTTGGAGCTAATGGACGAGCCTTCTGCTTTCCTCCTGAACCGTTTAAGCGAGCTAGAGAAAGGTGCTAAAGAGAAGAAGGCTGCTTTAGAAGAAGTAGAGAGAGAACTACGCTCTTTAGATCGCGTAGAGGAAGAGGCGAATAGCAAGTTTAGAAGTAGTTTCGAGATTGTTGAGTTGATCGGGTTTAATACCACTCAGATTGATAAAGAGGACTTGGTCAAGAAGCGAGTGAAAATGAACGCTGTCCTGCGGAGGGAGATAGACCATATTTTAGTGACTAAGGTTGACGGTCAGGATTGGTGGGTTTGGTCGGCTGTCACTACAAGCGGTATGCCTCTTTTTGACTTAAAGGTTAACGCTAAGGCTACTAGGGGGCTTATTGAAAGCGAATTCTCCACTATGCCTGAGCTAAGCTACTATAAGGTCGATAGGAGAAAGTACAACAAGGCAAATAGAAAACAATCAGGTTTAGTTGACAATGCGGAACTAAAATCATAA
- a CDS encoding DNA-directed RNA polymerase, with protein MKRIDTFLKLSPKAAERINKHAEAVIATANCRLPMVVPPVEWKMGMTDGGAYLTSYSPLSLFKTRNRELLKQIREVKSPEFVHFLDGHNVASRTGHCIDVETLNLLKMIVKQPRKFAKLPSFNDEEEEIPLMEADLRTAQMILESKPKSISNNEYLKRLDGEHKVIVKALIDWRKKKQKARQKAVEKAGARSNLLRTIEIAESLKHYSSIYFPTQSDDRGRVYYATPLLNPQGADHEKALILFDESKEVGKTGWDWMRINVANLMGYDKANFKKRIAYVEAHREMIESCVTNPMSDFRWEDTDKPFQFLQAARELVKAWSMEDPTKFKSRVGIACDASCSGLQILGTLTRCESSMKFTNCLPAEVDENGEEFMQDIYGEAARIASDLMRKVAKGEKEARKYREADYEIKGRPLKDPQKEAERVAKQLAKIEEQIAKDEEQRKADREHAEKLLNWSYAMKDEHSFTRNWLKRNTMTFFYGSAQFGMRDQLIVDHLEPEYNKAIEVVGKEGDPTSLGFPWATLKDAKDAATVAGNINYDAICAMAERPSRVMQSLQRYAELIAKSGKKMRWTTPLGLIVEQRYEKVEKYKIDSMITGQKRMQTTTQRLTGEVDVNGQKNGAAPNWVHSLDASLLLKVLSLGYKEHGLKHWRVVHDSFAVHAADTETMVTLLKNTMADMLDRDLLKRTAKELEEQIDEEYHKDIIPFPELGDEALIDKLRLAQYPFC; from the coding sequence ATGAAAAGAATCGACACTTTCTTAAAGTTATCTCCTAAAGCTGCTGAGAGAATCAATAAACACGCAGAAGCAGTAATCGCAACGGCTAACTGCCGTCTTCCTATGGTTGTACCTCCTGTAGAGTGGAAAATGGGTATGACTGATGGTGGTGCATACCTTACTTCATACAGTCCACTTTCACTCTTTAAGACTCGCAACAGAGAACTACTAAAGCAGATACGCGAAGTTAAGAGCCCCGAGTTCGTTCATTTTCTTGATGGTCATAATGTTGCTTCACGTACAGGTCATTGCATTGACGTTGAGACGCTTAACCTATTAAAGATGATCGTTAAGCAGCCTCGTAAGTTTGCCAAGCTACCTAGCTTCAACGATGAAGAGGAAGAAATACCATTAATGGAAGCAGACCTACGAACTGCTCAAATGATCTTGGAGAGTAAGCCTAAGAGCATCTCAAATAACGAATACCTAAAGCGTCTAGACGGTGAGCACAAGGTAATCGTGAAGGCTCTAATTGATTGGCGTAAGAAGAAGCAGAAAGCGCGTCAAAAGGCGGTAGAGAAAGCAGGTGCGAGAAGTAACCTCCTACGTACCATAGAGATCGCTGAGAGTCTAAAGCATTACTCATCAATATATTTTCCTACACAGTCTGATGATCGCGGTCGTGTTTACTACGCAACACCTCTTTTAAACCCTCAAGGTGCAGACCATGAGAAGGCTCTTATCTTGTTCGATGAGTCTAAGGAAGTAGGTAAAACAGGTTGGGACTGGATGCGAATCAACGTAGCTAACCTGATGGGCTACGACAAGGCTAACTTCAAGAAACGTATTGCTTACGTAGAGGCTCATAGAGAAATGATTGAGTCGTGCGTAACGAACCCTATGAGTGATTTCCGTTGGGAAGACACAGATAAACCTTTCCAGTTCCTACAAGCTGCTCGTGAGCTAGTTAAAGCTTGGTCTATGGAAGACCCTACCAAGTTCAAGAGCCGTGTTGGTATCGCTTGTGATGCGTCTTGTTCTGGTCTTCAGATTCTAGGCACGCTGACTCGCTGCGAATCCTCAATGAAGTTCACTAACTGCCTACCTGCTGAGGTAGATGAGAACGGTGAAGAGTTCATGCAGGACATTTACGGTGAAGCTGCTCGTATTGCTTCTGACTTGATGCGTAAAGTTGCTAAGGGTGAGAAAGAGGCTCGTAAGTACCGTGAAGCAGACTATGAGATTAAAGGAAGACCTCTTAAAGACCCTCAGAAAGAAGCTGAACGTGTAGCTAAACAGTTAGCCAAAATCGAAGAACAAATTGCTAAAGATGAAGAGCAACGTAAAGCTGACCGTGAACATGCTGAGAAGCTCTTAAACTGGTCTTACGCAATGAAGGATGAACACAGCTTTACTCGTAACTGGCTGAAGCGTAACACCATGACGTTCTTCTATGGTTCTGCTCAATTCGGTATGCGTGATCAGCTTATCGTTGACCATCTAGAGCCTGAGTACAACAAGGCAATCGAGGTGGTAGGCAAAGAGGGCGATCCTACTTCTCTAGGTTTCCCTTGGGCTACTCTAAAGGATGCGAAAGACGCGGCAACTGTGGCAGGTAACATCAATTACGATGCTATTTGTGCAATGGCTGAACGTCCTTCAAGAGTGATGCAGTCATTACAGCGTTATGCTGAGTTAATCGCCAAGTCAGGTAAGAAGATGCGCTGGACAACACCTCTAGGTCTAATTGTCGAGCAACGCTATGAAAAAGTAGAGAAGTATAAAATCGACTCTATGATTACTGGTCAGAAGCGTATGCAGACAACAACGCAACGTTTAACAGGGGAGGTTGATGTTAACGGTCAGAAAAATGGTGCAGCTCCTAACTGGGTTCATTCTCTGGACGCCTCTTTGTTACTGAAGGTTCTTTCATTGGGTTATAAAGAGCATGGCCTCAAACACTGGCGAGTAGTTCATGATTCTTTCGCTGTCCACGCTGCGGATACCGAGACGATGGTTACTCTACTAAAAAACACTATGGCAGATATGCTTGATAGAGACCTCCTAAAGCGAACTGCTAAAGAGCTAGAAGAACAGATTGATGAAGAGTATCACAAGGACATTATCCCGTTCCCTGAGCTTGGTGATGAAGCACTTATTGATAAGCTACGTTTAGCACAATATCCATTCTGTTGA
- a CDS encoding ParB N-terminal domain-containing protein has product MTKTTMTVAIADITFERALQFRTYTDATHVADLASVWETDGKFQDRPVLSRVVDEKGDVKYYVKDGTHRILGAKEAGAEEIEVDVIEVEDFEGALFEAIDVNTRHGKAATVDDLKLIIRAVKDSSRVHEFKKSRFAWDKNKLRALLKCSPRKFERAIVDTNAEFDLERDYEIQKLHEAGESNSAIARITECPRTTVIRVIAAYEESKTVHSSQMANLDTSEDELGGQPVQSSQMANLDTPNEDLENQPATFSQMAEKSTPWDDDVIELTDDYDFEDDVAEDVDNLISSLCRQEELNVVKHTATPKVDIEQWAAMFFSMSSEEQTKALSAINVIK; this is encoded by the coding sequence ATGACTAAAACTACTATGACTGTTGCTATTGCGGATATTACTTTCGAACGTGCTCTTCAATTCCGTACCTACACAGACGCAACACACGTAGCGGATCTAGCTTCAGTTTGGGAAACAGACGGTAAATTCCAAGACCGTCCTGTTCTTTCTCGTGTAGTAGACGAAAAAGGTGACGTTAAGTATTACGTTAAGGACGGTACTCATCGAATCCTTGGTGCTAAAGAAGCAGGTGCAGAAGAGATTGAGGTTGATGTAATAGAAGTAGAGGACTTCGAAGGTGCTCTCTTTGAGGCTATCGACGTAAACACCCGTCATGGTAAGGCTGCTACTGTTGATGATCTGAAGCTTATCATCCGAGCAGTTAAAGATTCGTCACGTGTACATGAGTTCAAGAAGTCTCGCTTCGCATGGGACAAGAATAAACTTCGTGCTCTCCTGAAGTGCTCTCCACGAAAATTTGAACGTGCAATCGTAGATACTAACGCTGAGTTCGACTTGGAGCGTGACTACGAGATCCAGAAGCTACATGAAGCAGGGGAAAGTAACTCTGCTATCGCACGTATCACTGAGTGTCCACGTACAACTGTTATCCGTGTTATTGCAGCTTACGAAGAATCTAAGACTGTCCATTCTAGCCAAATGGCTAATTTGGACACCTCAGAAGATGAACTGGGTGGTCAACCTGTCCAATCTAGCCAAATGGCTAATTTGGACACCCCTAACGAAGACCTAGAAAATCAACCTGCTACTTTTAGCCAAATGGCGGAAAAGAGCACCCCTTGGGATGACGATGTGATCGAACTGACAGACGACTACGACTTCGAAGATGATGTAGCAGAAGACGTTGATAACCTGATTAGCTCTCTATGTCGTCAAGAGGAGTTAAATGTAGTGAAACACACGGCAACTCCTAAAGTGGATATTGAGCAGTGGGCTGCTATGTTCTTCTCCATGTCTTCGGAGGAGCAAACAAAAGCTCTATCTGCAATTAATGTTATCAAATAG
- a CDS encoding resolvase, which translates to MFSGTDPSKHPKYDRALKVLKLMGEGMEAHQMAKVLGRPLSTIYKHITAFRHLTGKEGIHKQNVAFNALFFVRMGMSQREVARSPLFSIDHKFISDLCAMDWAIRTLMGNINVEAISAMVELGLKAQQRDLESVREPIAALSDAFDTFLCCLPNDISPHLEDSITDLTEAVIELEDRVS; encoded by the coding sequence ATGTTTTCAGGTACAGATCCATCCAAGCACCCTAAGTATGACCGAGCCTTGAAGGTCTTAAAGCTAATGGGAGAGGGAATGGAAGCTCATCAAATGGCTAAAGTGCTAGGTCGGCCACTTAGCACCATTTACAAACACATCACTGCTTTCCGTCACTTGACGGGAAAAGAAGGCATTCATAAACAAAACGTAGCGTTTAACGCTTTGTTCTTTGTCCGTATGGGTATGTCACAGCGAGAAGTAGCGCGATCACCTCTGTTTTCCATTGATCACAAGTTTATTTCTGACTTATGCGCTATGGATTGGGCTATTCGAACCCTCATGGGAAACATCAACGTTGAAGCTATCAGTGCAATGGTCGAGCTAGGTCTAAAAGCTCAGCAACGGGATCTTGAATCTGTCCGTGAACCTATCGCTGCTCTCTCTGATGCCTTTGACACTTTCTTGTGTTGTCTCCCTAACGATATTTCTCCTCACCTAGAGGACTCGATTACAGATCTAACGGAAGCCGTAATAGAGCTAGAAGACCGAGTGAGCTAG
- a CDS encoding single-stranded DNA-binding protein: MPFKIVYAKKELAGITLTGYVNIGKPDTYDPDKPTFKFATELNGELAEKLISAIDSTLEEQARELGAKPSPKRPYKRLDDGSVEFNFKVRQFEEGEYPFKVWDMKMNPVVEVPNLTAGTVLNLNFAFYVSEFRGKAFIQLQPTHIQIKEAKIYEGGGNAPTFGAGEGYAVEDGEGAAPSFGGRSEAQDDEDYGDF, from the coding sequence ATGCCATTTAAGATCGTTTACGCAAAGAAAGAACTAGCAGGTATCACACTTACAGGTTACGTGAATATCGGTAAGCCTGATACTTACGATCCAGATAAACCAACCTTTAAGTTCGCTACTGAATTGAACGGTGAGTTGGCCGAAAAGCTTATTAGTGCTATCGACTCAACACTTGAAGAACAAGCGCGTGAACTTGGTGCTAAGCCGTCCCCTAAGCGTCCTTACAAGCGCCTTGACGATGGTTCTGTAGAGTTCAATTTTAAGGTTCGTCAGTTCGAGGAAGGTGAGTATCCTTTCAAAGTATGGGACATGAAAATGAACCCTGTAGTTGAAGTCCCAAACCTAACAGCTGGTACGGTTCTAAATCTGAACTTTGCGTTTTATGTATCAGAGTTCCGAGGTAAGGCTTTCATTCAGCTTCAACCTACACATATTCAGATCAAAGAAGCCAAGATCTACGAAGGTGGCGGTAACGCACCAACATTTGGTGCAGGTGAAGGTTATGCAGTAGAAGATGGAGAAGGTGCAGCTCCAAGCTTCGGTGGTCGTTCTGAGGCTCAAGACGACGAAGATTATGGTGACTTCTAA
- a CDS encoding RusA family crossover junction endodeoxyribonuclease — MVDRFSVRIKPLSTNEMHLGRKVDSAKYRKWSAQVCRLLPPVKTLQVDFTKPIAIHVDAIFRNRLSDLDNIWKPLLDAMQKAYPEFNDNKVVVMSATKYITKDEDELGYDIKLFNTKEP, encoded by the coding sequence TTGGTAGATCGCTTTAGCGTTCGTATTAAGCCACTGTCCACCAATGAAATGCACTTAGGCCGTAAGGTGGACAGTGCTAAATACCGAAAATGGAGCGCACAAGTCTGTAGACTTCTCCCGCCTGTCAAAACGCTCCAAGTTGACTTTACAAAACCTATCGCAATCCACGTTGATGCTATTTTCCGTAACCGCCTCTCTGATTTAGACAATATTTGGAAGCCTCTGCTAGACGCTATGCAGAAGGCATACCCTGAGTTTAATGACAACAAAGTCGTGGTTATGTCTGCAACCAAGTACATCACGAAGGATGAAGACGAATTAGGTTACGACATCAAGCTTTTCAATACGAAAGAACCTTAA
- a CDS encoding toprim domain-containing protein, with protein sequence MAQESNFLRKEPCPECGSKDNLARYDDGHAHCFTNGCKYYEPPTNEQNKKSNKQSKPKEPSTNQRKEFKPLDGEVRALTKRGIREDTCKKYGYKIGRMSGGEWVQYVEVRDPFTRELVAQKIRTEDKKFLVKGKLTGELIGSHLFSGGRKLIITEGEIDMLTVSQVQSNKYPVVSLPNGINSVKKTIMKNLDYLGNFEEIVICFDMDEVGREGAIEAAELLIDHNVKIMNLPLKDANEMLLAGRTEELVNSIWNAQEHRPDGLLPVEDLVEAALKPLPKGLPWIYNGMNDSSNGRHFGEIHTVGAGTGVGKTDFLCAQADFDIRHLHQKVGLFFMENDPTEILQYLGGKADKRLYYEAGHPDQLDLEAQRKAYKKYAGRCFIYDNFGLCDWQKVKVKILYLIGKGYRIFYIDHLTALATGGDKDEKKELEDIMADIATFAKRHSVLFHLVSHLSTPEGKSHEEGQRVSIKHFKGSRAIGFWSHAMYGFERDQQADDINIRSITTIRQLKRRKFGKGVGKVTRIKYDPTNGIASEVGETYQNSQSEDF encoded by the coding sequence ATGGCTCAAGAAAGTAATTTCTTACGTAAAGAGCCATGTCCTGAATGTGGCTCAAAAGATAACTTAGCTCGTTATGATGACGGTCACGCTCATTGCTTTACGAATGGTTGTAAGTATTACGAGCCTCCAACCAATGAGCAAAACAAGAAATCAAACAAGCAAAGTAAACCTAAAGAACCTTCAACGAATCAGCGTAAGGAATTTAAACCTCTAGATGGTGAGGTACGTGCCTTAACTAAGCGAGGAATCCGCGAGGATACCTGCAAGAAGTACGGCTACAAGATTGGTCGTATGAGTGGCGGTGAGTGGGTTCAATACGTTGAGGTTCGAGATCCTTTCACTCGTGAATTAGTAGCTCAGAAGATCCGCACCGAGGACAAGAAGTTTCTCGTTAAGGGTAAGCTGACAGGTGAGTTGATAGGTTCTCATTTGTTTTCAGGAGGTCGCAAGTTAATCATCACTGAAGGTGAGATTGATATGCTGACCGTCTCACAGGTGCAATCTAACAAGTATCCTGTGGTTTCCCTTCCTAATGGTATCAATTCTGTTAAGAAAACCATTATGAAGAACCTAGATTATCTAGGTAACTTTGAAGAAATCGTTATCTGTTTCGATATGGACGAAGTTGGGCGTGAAGGAGCTATTGAGGCTGCTGAGCTGCTCATTGACCATAACGTCAAGATAATGAACTTACCGCTCAAAGACGCCAACGAAATGCTTTTGGCTGGTCGTACAGAAGAATTGGTTAACTCTATCTGGAACGCTCAAGAGCATCGCCCTGATGGTCTATTGCCAGTTGAAGATCTCGTTGAGGCTGCTCTTAAACCCTTACCTAAAGGCTTACCTTGGATTTACAACGGCATGAACGATTCTAGTAATGGTCGTCATTTCGGAGAGATCCATACAGTAGGCGCAGGTACAGGGGTAGGTAAGACAGACTTCTTATGTGCTCAGGCTGACTTCGATATTAGACACTTACACCAAAAAGTAGGTTTGTTCTTTATGGAGAATGACCCAACAGAAATACTTCAATATCTTGGAGGTAAGGCGGATAAGCGTCTCTATTATGAAGCAGGGCATCCAGATCAATTAGATTTAGAGGCGCAAAGAAAAGCATATAAGAAATACGCTGGCCGCTGCTTTATCTATGACAACTTCGGTCTTTGTGATTGGCAGAAGGTTAAAGTAAAGATTCTTTATCTAATCGGTAAAGGTTATCGGATCTTCTACATTGACCATCTTACTGCATTAGCTACAGGTGGAGATAAAGACGAGAAGAAAGAACTAGAAGATATTATGGCTGATATTGCAACCTTTGCGAAACGTCATAGTGTTCTATTTCATTTGGTCTCTCACTTATCAACGCCTGAAGGTAAATCACACGAAGAAGGTCAGCGTGTAAGTATTAAACACTTCAAAGGTTCACGAGCTATTGGTTTCTGGTCACACGCAATGTATGGCTTTGAGCGAGACCAACAAGCAGACGATATTAATATTCGAAGCATTACAACAATACGCCAATTAAAGCGAAGAAAGTTTGGTAAAGGGGTAGGTAAAGTTACCCGTATTAAATATGACCCAACAAACGGTATTGCTTCAGAAGTAGGTGAAACTTACCAAAACTCTCAATCAGAAGATTTCTAA